From Gloeocapsopsis sp. IPPAS B-1203, one genomic window encodes:
- a CDS encoding CHAD domain-containing protein, with the protein MITSTNKAHTLGDWASLAIQKHFEKFLKHEANVLKDKHPEDLHQMRVGMRRLRSAITGFAPTIDLPKSAQEKKIGSIARTLGELRDLDVLREALEKKYQPTLPGKEKKSLDKVLTQLDKKRTQAFAQVKTTLEGDTYQSLKQSLTKWLKQPTYNRIAQMPIQEVLPDLLSPQVSQLLLHPGWLVGTEVKDGEIHILEDLSPAMVEQQLADDGHLLHSLRKEAKRTRYQMEVFNDFYGETYNTYLEEVKRIQSILGQIQDSFILSEFMTDSLRSEMKNHLPNLANQLTGANYQSWQEWQSIHQRYLNPETRTNFRAMILQPNAGI; encoded by the coding sequence ACGTACTGAAAGACAAACATCCTGAAGACTTGCACCAAATGCGTGTGGGGATGCGTCGCCTCCGCAGTGCGATAACTGGATTTGCACCAACGATCGACTTACCCAAATCAGCACAAGAAAAAAAAATTGGTAGTATTGCTCGCACTCTAGGTGAATTACGCGACTTAGATGTCTTGCGCGAAGCATTAGAAAAGAAATATCAACCAACTTTGCCTGGAAAAGAAAAAAAATCTCTTGATAAAGTCCTCACTCAGCTAGATAAAAAACGTACTCAAGCGTTTGCTCAAGTTAAAACAACTTTAGAAGGCGACACCTACCAGTCACTCAAGCAGTCTTTAACAAAATGGCTCAAGCAACCTACTTATAATAGAATTGCTCAAATGCCAATTCAAGAAGTCTTGCCAGATTTGTTGTCACCACAAGTCAGTCAATTACTATTACATCCTGGCTGGTTAGTTGGTACTGAAGTGAAAGACGGTGAGATTCATATTTTAGAAGACCTCTCGCCTGCTATGGTAGAACAGCAATTAGCAGATGATGGTCATCTTCTCCACAGTTTACGCAAAGAAGCAAAGCGTACCCGTTACCAAATGGAAGTTTTCAATGACTTTTATGGCGAGACTTACAATACTTATCTCGAAGAAGTCAAGCGGATTCAAAGTATTTTAGGTCAAATTCAAGACAGCTTTATTCTGTCTGAGTTTATGACAGACTCTTTGCGTTCAGAAATGAAGAATCATCTCCCCAATTTAGCAAACCAACTCACAGGCGCAAACTACCAATCATGGCAAGAGTGGCAAAGTATCCATCAGCGGTACTTGAATCCTGAAACAAGAACTAACTTTCGGGCAATGATTTTGCAACCGAATGCAGGAATATAG
- a CDS encoding ferredoxin:protochlorophyllide reductase (ATP-dependent) subunit N, translating to MSVAQTEALNFECETGNYHTFCPISCVAWLYQKIEDSFFLVIGTKTCGYFLQNAMGVMIFAEPRYAMAELEEGDVSAQLNDYDELKRLCEQIKRDRNPSVIVWIGTCTTEIIKMDLEGLAPKLESEIGIPIVVARANGLDYAFTQGEDTVLAAMAVRCPDKAPEAEKNDRNAIQKLLHFGKKKEEVAQEESEYVDHPPLVLFGSLPDPVVTQLTLELKKQGIKVSGWLPAKRYTELPVLEEGYYVAGVNPFLSRTATTLMRRRKCKLIGAPFPIGPDGSRAWVEKICSVFGVTPQGLEEREAQIWASLEDYLQLIRGKSVFFMGDNLLEISLARFLIRCGMTVPEIGIPYMDKRYQAAELALLEKTCHEMGVSLPKIVEKPDNYNQIQRIKDLQPDLVITGMAHANPLEARGINTKWSVEFTFAQIHGFTNARDILELVTRPLRRNNNLKDLGWEKLVKEEAKV from the coding sequence ATGAGCGTTGCTCAAACTGAAGCATTAAATTTTGAGTGCGAAACCGGAAATTATCATACTTTTTGTCCGATTAGCTGTGTTGCATGGTTGTATCAGAAGATTGAAGATAGTTTCTTTTTGGTCATTGGCACAAAAACTTGCGGCTACTTTTTGCAAAATGCTATGGGGGTAATGATTTTTGCAGAACCCCGTTATGCAATGGCTGAGTTAGAAGAAGGTGATGTTTCAGCGCAGTTGAATGACTATGACGAATTAAAGCGATTGTGCGAGCAGATTAAGCGCGATCGCAACCCAAGTGTGATTGTGTGGATTGGCACTTGCACCACCGAAATTATCAAAATGGATTTGGAAGGCTTAGCCCCCAAACTTGAGTCTGAAATTGGAATTCCCATTGTAGTAGCGCGGGCGAATGGTTTAGACTACGCCTTTACTCAAGGAGAAGATACAGTACTAGCTGCAATGGCGGTGCGGTGTCCTGACAAAGCACCCGAAGCTGAAAAGAATGACCGTAACGCGATTCAAAAACTATTACACTTCGGCAAGAAAAAAGAAGAAGTTGCCCAAGAAGAATCTGAGTACGTCGATCATCCACCACTTGTATTGTTCGGTTCGCTTCCTGATCCTGTGGTTACACAGTTAACGTTAGAACTGAAAAAACAGGGAATTAAAGTTTCTGGCTGGCTACCGGCAAAGCGTTACACTGAACTACCTGTTTTAGAAGAAGGTTACTATGTTGCTGGCGTGAATCCCTTTCTCAGTCGTACAGCAACAACACTCATGCGGCGACGCAAGTGTAAACTGATTGGTGCGCCTTTCCCAATTGGTCCTGATGGAAGTCGTGCTTGGGTTGAGAAAATTTGCTCAGTATTTGGTGTGACTCCTCAAGGATTAGAAGAACGCGAAGCTCAAATTTGGGCAAGCTTGGAAGATTATCTTCAGCTAATTCGCGGCAAGTCAGTGTTCTTTATGGGCGATAATTTACTAGAAATTTCGCTAGCGCGTTTCTTAATTCGCTGTGGTATGACAGTGCCAGAAATTGGTATCCCTTACATGGATAAACGCTACCAAGCTGCGGAATTGGCTTTGCTAGAAAAAACTTGCCACGAAATGGGCGTATCGTTGCCTAAAATTGTGGAGAAGCCGGATAACTACAACCAAATTCAAAGAATTAAAGACCTCCAGCCAGATTTAGTGATCACTGGTATGGCGCACGCCAATCCTTTAGAAGCACGGGGAATTAATACTAAGTGGTCTGTTGAGTTTACTTTTGCTCAAATTCACGGCTTTACTAATGCGCGTGACATTCTAGAGTTAGTAACTCGTCCATTACGTCGTAACAATAATCTTAAAGATTTGGGTTGGGAAAAGCTTGTGAAAGAAGAAGCTAAGGTTTAG
- the bchL gene encoding ferredoxin:protochlorophyllide reductase (ATP-dependent) iron-sulfur ATP-binding protein gives MKLAVYGKGGIGKSTTSCNISVALAKRGKKVLQIGCDPKHDSTFTLTGFLIPTIIDTLQEKDYHYEDVWPEDVIYKGYGGVDCVEAGGPPAGAGCGGYVVGETVKLLKELNAFDEYDVILFDVLGDVVCGGFAAPLNYADYCMIVTDNGFDALFAANRIAASVREKARTHPLRLAGLIGNRTAKRDLIDKYIESVPMPVLEVLPLIEDIRVSRVKGKTLFEMAESDPSLEYVCDYYLNVADQILARPEGVVPNDAPDRELFSLLSDFYLNPTKPQVVSQEEELDLMMV, from the coding sequence GTGAAACTTGCAGTCTACGGAAAAGGTGGCATCGGTAAATCCACAACAAGCTGTAATATATCGGTCGCACTAGCTAAACGCGGCAAAAAAGTCTTGCAAATTGGTTGCGATCCAAAGCATGACAGTACTTTTACACTAACTGGGTTCTTGATTCCCACAATTATCGATACACTTCAGGAAAAAGACTACCACTACGAAGATGTGTGGCCTGAAGATGTCATTTACAAAGGCTACGGTGGAGTAGACTGTGTTGAAGCAGGAGGTCCTCCAGCCGGTGCAGGTTGTGGTGGCTACGTTGTTGGTGAGACAGTCAAGTTACTCAAAGAACTCAATGCCTTTGATGAGTACGACGTGATTTTATTCGACGTTTTAGGTGACGTGGTATGTGGTGGATTTGCAGCACCGCTCAACTATGCAGATTACTGTATGATTGTCACTGATAACGGTTTTGACGCCTTATTTGCCGCGAATAGAATTGCAGCTTCGGTTCGAGAAAAAGCTCGTACTCACCCATTGCGTCTAGCTGGTTTGATTGGCAACCGGACAGCAAAGCGGGATTTAATTGATAAATATATCGAATCAGTGCCAATGCCAGTCTTGGAAGTTCTACCTTTAATTGAAGATATTCGAGTGTCTCGTGTTAAAGGCAAAACTTTATTTGAAATGGCAGAAAGCGATCCATCGTTGGAGTATGTCTGCGACTACTACTTAAATGTTGCAGATCAAATTTTGGCACGTCCAGAAGGTGTTGTGCCCAATGATGCTCCAGATCGCGAGTTATTTTCGTTACTGTCTGATTTCTATCTCAATCCCACTAAACCACAAGTGGTGAGTCAAGAAGAAGAATTAGATTTAATGATGGTCTAA
- a CDS encoding helix-turn-helix transcriptional regulator has translation MIEAIRASPYSIFQQRLELSQLKFAEKIGVSFHSVNRWENGRTKPLPLAMKQIETLLHSLGDRGTDLLAKYFPK, from the coding sequence TTGATAGAGGCTATAAGAGCTAGTCCATATAGTATATTTCAGCAGCGCCTTGAACTCTCGCAGCTCAAGTTTGCTGAGAAGATAGGAGTTTCGTTCCATAGCGTTAATCGATGGGAGAACGGACGGACAAAGCCTTTACCGCTGGCAATGAAACAAATTGAAACTCTCCTGCACTCATTGGGCGATCGCGGCACAGACCTACTCGCTAAATACTTTCCCAAGTAA
- a CDS encoding DUF5331 domain-containing protein, with amino-acid sequence MAFFEDLKISLRQKWLRFFQANRSWLNLYTDAASVATPDGGKRPASYLILGVVNALEPQVAQLMLPFSKLNPDVDSLIEVLELNFDPNIALENSPIQATEQPEAEQIQQEVPLSDAEIAQMLPPQDEGITESVTVIQTLTQLSEMPYEEAIADPHYEPSQEEFEPEGSRGSNGDVISRLFPNF; translated from the coding sequence ATGGCTTTTTTTGAAGATTTGAAAATTTCTCTAAGACAAAAGTGGTTGCGTTTCTTTCAAGCAAATCGTTCTTGGCTTAACTTGTATACGGATGCAGCGTCTGTAGCAACTCCAGATGGTGGCAAAAGACCAGCATCATACCTCATCCTGGGTGTTGTCAATGCGCTTGAACCACAAGTAGCACAATTGATGCTACCGTTTTCTAAACTGAATCCTGACGTGGATAGCTTAATTGAGGTACTAGAGTTAAATTTTGACCCCAACATAGCACTAGAAAATAGCCCGATACAAGCTACCGAACAGCCAGAAGCAGAACAAATTCAACAAGAAGTACCTTTGTCGGATGCAGAAATTGCACAAATGCTACCACCTCAAGATGAAGGCATAACAGAGTCTGTTACTGTCATTCAAACGCTGACACAGCTGAGTGAGATGCCTTACGAAGAAGCGATCGCTGACCCTCATTATGAACCTAGCCAAGAAGAATTCGAGCCTGAAGGCAGTCGGGGTAGTAATGGTGATGTAATTTCGCGTTTATTTCCTAACTTTTAA
- a CDS encoding ATP-binding protein has translation MNQDCQAAEQLFTGNSEMAMRMRSLDWSQTPLGSIESWTQSLRSALSICLNSRFPIAIYWGQDCLLLYNDAWRPIVGDKHPWSLGRPAREVWSEIWGDIGPELAGVLATGEGTFHNDELLAMHRFGYTEECFFEYTFNPIQGQGGIVDGVFNIVTETTYRVLNDRRTRLLREVASRTGTAKTAEDVCALMVETLRSDPADIPMALLYLIDSDGRYARLYGSTEFALDSSVSPEIVDLTEENGNDSWAIARAVRTAQPQVIDDLVSRFGELPGSPCSEPPQEAMVLPIAATGQSRVTGVLVAVASPRRKLDDHYCDFFSQVTAQIAMAITNARSYEEERRRAEQLAELDRAKTLFFSNVSHEFRTPLTLMLAPLEDAIANLGETIPVQEREQLQLVQRNALRLLKLVNTLLDFSRIEAGRVQAVYEPIDLAAFTAELASVFRACIERANLRLVVDCPPLPEAVYVDREMWEKIVLNLLSNAFKFTFSGEIEISLKMKCKKESFELEDSTQNSLREIQNYVELAVRDTGIGIPATELPYLFERFHRVKGAQGRSIEGSGIGLSLVQELVKLHQGAIDVTSVEGTGTCFTISIPTGTAHLPQDRIGASCTLASTALVAHPYLEEALRWLPEENEGETTREEDKWSITEEFSLSRPLVPLSSSSARIVVADDNADMRDYLKRLLSQQYEVEAVSDGLVALSAVRQQVPDLILTDVMMPNLDGFGLLQAIRSEPQTREVPIIMLSARAGEEARIEGLAAGADDYLIKPFSARELLARVEATLKLAQLRREATQQEQVLRLEAETAKQQLETILSSIRDGFYVLDRDWRFTYVNDRHCEIIAMPRAEILRRNIWDLFPAAVDTDVYEHFHRAMREQTPLQFENLYAPWNRWYDHRVYPSPNGLTVFVAEISDRKQAEAEREQLLQREQVAREQAEQANRIKDEFLAVLSHELRSPLNPILGWSKLLKTGNLNTAKTAQAVATIERNAKLQSELIEDLLDVSRILQGKLSLHVSPVNLAATIQAAIETVRLAAEAKSITVETNLDPEVGQVSGDATRLQQVVWNLLSNAVKFTPTGGHISVQLQQVGDEACLTIGDTGKGIHPDFLPYVFDYFRQADGSTTRQFGGLGLGLAIVRHLVELHGGTVEANSEGEGRGAIFTVKLPLMMMQSTPKLNSHSLELLLDLSGVQVLVVDDEPDSLEFITFVLEQAGASVVTATTASEALAILDQSRLDVLLSDIGMPDMDGYMLMRQVKALPPEQGGEILAIALTAYAGDFNQQQALQAGFQQHLTKPIEPQALVKAITTLLRRMMRSDIST, from the coding sequence ATGAACCAGGATTGTCAAGCGGCTGAACAGCTTTTTACAGGCAATAGTGAGATGGCAATGCGGATGCGATCGCTCGACTGGTCGCAAACGCCACTGGGGTCAATTGAAAGCTGGACTCAAAGCTTACGATCGGCGCTGAGTATTTGCCTCAACTCACGCTTCCCGATCGCCATTTACTGGGGACAAGACTGCTTGCTGCTCTACAACGACGCTTGGCGTCCGATCGTTGGTGATAAGCACCCCTGGTCATTGGGACGCCCCGCCCGCGAGGTTTGGTCTGAGATTTGGGGCGACATTGGACCAGAACTTGCGGGGGTTTTAGCGACGGGTGAGGGCACCTTTCATAACGACGAACTTTTGGCGATGCATCGATTTGGATACACCGAAGAGTGCTTCTTTGAGTACACATTCAATCCCATTCAAGGACAGGGAGGTATCGTTGATGGAGTTTTTAACATCGTTACTGAAACCACCTACCGTGTTTTGAACGATCGCCGCACTCGACTGCTGCGCGAAGTTGCATCTAGAACGGGAACGGCAAAGACTGCCGAAGATGTGTGCGCCTTGATGGTAGAAACTCTCAGATCCGATCCTGCTGATATCCCGATGGCGCTCCTCTACCTGATTGACTCAGATGGCAGATATGCCCGTCTCTATGGCAGCACCGAGTTTGCTTTAGATAGCTCGGTGAGTCCTGAGATTGTGGATCTTACTGAGGAGAATGGTAATGATAGTTGGGCGATCGCCCGCGCTGTTCGTACCGCGCAACCGCAAGTAATTGATGACCTCGTGTCACGCTTCGGAGAACTTCCTGGCAGTCCTTGCTCCGAGCCACCCCAAGAGGCGATGGTACTGCCAATCGCCGCCACTGGGCAAAGCAGAGTGACCGGAGTGCTGGTTGCTGTCGCTAGCCCGCGCCGTAAACTCGACGATCACTACTGTGACTTCTTCAGTCAAGTTACCGCACAGATTGCTATGGCGATTACGAATGCCCGCTCCTACGAAGAAGAGCGGCGGCGGGCTGAACAACTTGCCGAACTTGATCGCGCTAAAACGCTGTTCTTTAGCAATGTCAGCCATGAATTTCGGACTCCGCTCACGCTGATGCTGGCTCCCTTAGAAGATGCGATCGCCAATCTGGGTGAAACGATTCCAGTCCAAGAACGCGAACAATTACAATTAGTGCAACGCAATGCGTTACGGTTGTTAAAGCTGGTCAATACTCTGCTGGACTTTTCCCGCATTGAAGCTGGACGAGTGCAGGCAGTTTATGAACCCATTGATTTAGCTGCCTTTACCGCCGAACTCGCATCGGTGTTTCGCGCTTGCATCGAACGGGCAAACCTCCGGCTAGTTGTAGATTGTCCACCCCTGCCAGAGGCGGTGTATGTTGATCGCGAAATGTGGGAGAAGATCGTTCTCAACTTACTATCCAATGCCTTCAAGTTCACCTTTAGCGGGGAAATTGAAATTTCCCTAAAAATGAAATGCAAAAAAGAAAGTTTTGAATTAGAAGATTCAACTCAAAACTCTTTACGAGAAATTCAAAACTATGTTGAGTTAGCGGTGCGCGACACGGGAATTGGCATTCCAGCCACAGAACTGCCGTACTTGTTTGAGCGGTTCCATCGGGTAAAAGGGGCACAGGGGCGCAGCATTGAAGGATCGGGGATTGGGCTATCGCTGGTGCAGGAATTGGTCAAGCTGCATCAAGGTGCGATCGACGTAACCAGCGTAGAGGGAACTGGCACTTGTTTCACCATTTCGATTCCCACGGGAACGGCTCATTTACCCCAAGATCGAATCGGGGCGAGTTGCACTTTAGCTTCAACTGCATTGGTCGCGCATCCTTACTTGGAAGAAGCTCTGCGTTGGCTACCGGAAGAAAATGAGGGGGAGACAACGAGAGAGGAAGACAAGTGGAGTATTACTGAGGAATTCTCCTTGTCTCGCCCCCTTGTTCCCTTGTCCTCTTCTTCTGCTCGGATTGTTGTGGCAGACGACAACGCAGATATGCGCGACTACCTCAAGCGGTTGTTAAGTCAGCAGTACGAGGTAGAAGCCGTGTCAGATGGTCTTGTGGCGCTGTCTGCGGTTCGTCAGCAGGTTCCAGATTTGATCTTAACAGATGTGATGATGCCTAACCTCGATGGATTTGGTTTGCTGCAAGCGATCCGATCCGAGCCGCAAACGAGGGAAGTTCCGATTATTATGCTTTCTGCTCGTGCTGGGGAAGAGGCTCGTATTGAAGGACTGGCAGCAGGAGCCGACGATTATCTGATCAAGCCCTTTTCTGCGCGTGAATTGTTGGCACGAGTGGAGGCAACCTTGAAGCTAGCGCAATTGCGGCGGGAAGCAACTCAACAGGAACAGGTGTTACGACTGGAAGCAGAAACGGCAAAACAGCAACTTGAAACCATTTTGTCAAGCATTAGGGATGGGTTTTATGTCCTCGATCGCGATTGGCGGTTTACCTATGTCAACGATCGCCACTGCGAAATCATTGCAATGCCACGAGCAGAAATTCTGAGACGCAATATCTGGGATTTGTTTCCCGCTGCGGTTGACACTGATGTTTATGAGCATTTTCATCGAGCGATGCGCGAGCAAACACCGCTCCAGTTTGAGAATCTATACGCCCCCTGGAATCGTTGGTACGACCATCGAGTTTATCCTTCGCCCAATGGACTGACCGTTTTTGTGGCTGAGATTAGCGATCGCAAGCAAGCCGAAGCCGAACGAGAGCAACTGCTGCAACGAGAACAAGTGGCACGCGAACAAGCCGAGCAAGCCAACCGCATCAAAGACGAATTTTTAGCCGTCCTGTCCCATGAGTTGCGATCGCCCCTCAACCCGATTCTGGGCTGGTCAAAGCTCCTGAAAACTGGCAATCTGAACACAGCTAAAACCGCACAAGCTGTAGCCACAATTGAACGGAACGCGAAATTACAATCCGAACTGATTGAAGACTTGCTGGATGTCTCTCGAATTCTGCAAGGGAAACTTAGCCTGCATGTGAGTCCTGTTAATCTCGCAGCTACAATTCAAGCAGCGATCGAAACGGTGCGACTCGCCGCAGAAGCCAAGTCGATTACGGTAGAAACAAACCTTGATCCTGAAGTTGGACAGGTTTCAGGTGACGCAACTCGCTTGCAGCAAGTAGTATGGAATCTGCTTTCTAATGCGGTCAAATTTACTCCCACCGGTGGGCATATTAGCGTGCAATTACAACAGGTAGGCGATGAGGCGTGTCTTACCATTGGCGATACGGGTAAGGGCATTCATCCTGACTTCCTGCCGTATGTGTTTGACTATTTCCGACAAGCAGACGGTTCAACGACGCGCCAGTTTGGCGGGTTAGGGTTAGGACTGGCGATCGTACGTCATCTCGTGGAACTGCATGGGGGCACGGTTGAGGCAAACAGTGAGGGTGAAGGCAGGGGAGCGATCTTTACGGTAAAACTGCCGCTCATGATGATGCAGTCAACACCAAAATTGAACTCTCATTCATTAGAACTATTACTCGATTTGAGTGGGGTTCAAGTTCTAGTCGTAGACGATGAACCCGATTCGCTAGAATTCATTACCTTTGTCCTAGAGCAGGCTGGCGCTAGCGTAGTCACTGCAACAACCGCAAGCGAAGCCTTGGCGATACTCGATCAATCTCGGCTAGATGTGCTGCTGAGCGATATTGGGATGCCGGATATGGATGGCTACATGCTAATGCGACAGGTGAAAGCATTACCGCCGGAACAGGGAGGAGAAATTCTGGCGATCGCCCTGACTGCCTACGCTGGTGATTTCAACCAGCAACAAGCTTTGCAGGCTGGATTTCAACAGCATCTTACTAAACCAATCGAACCTCAGGCGTTAGTTAAGGCTATTACTACACTGCTTAGAAGGATGATGAGATCAGACATTAGCACCTAA